The DNA window AAAATAACCGCTTGCCGAATTCAAGCCTCACGTACGTTTTATCCCGGGCCTCGCGGCCCATTACAAGGAACATCTAAAAACCGAGGAAAAACAAAGTTTGCCAGCATGGCAATCACCATCGGTTTTTAGGCGCTTCCTGCCCAGCGATGAGGCCGGGGAAACCCCGGCACAGCATCTTGTACTCTTTAAGCGCTACGCTGCAGCAACATTGACTTAATATGGCCAATTGCACGCGTTGGATTAAGGCCTTTGGGACATACACTGACACAATTCATAATGCTATGGCAGCGGAAAACACTAAAAGCATCGTTCAGATCATCCAAACGTTCTGCCGTTTCGGTATCGCGGCTGTCGATCAGGAAGCGGTATGCCGCCAGCAGCCCAGCCGGCCCAACGAACTTATCAGGGTTCCACCAGAATGACGGGCACGAGGTTGAACAGCAGGCACACAGAATGCACTCATACAAACCATCCAGTTTAGCGCGCTGCTCCGGCGATTGCAGGTGTTCGCGCGCCGGTGGATTTTTACCGTCATTCAATAAGTAAGGCTTAATCTTTTCATACTGGGTATAGAACTGCCCCATGTCCACCACCAGATCGCGGATCACCGGCAATCCCGGCAGCGGCCGGATCACGATCTTGTTATTGCCTTTGCGCAGCGCAGATACCGGGGTGATACAGGCCAGGCCGTTTTTACCGTTCATATTCAGCCCGTCGGAGCCGCAGACCCCTTCACGGCAGGAACGGCGAAACGCCAAGGTCGGATCCTTTTCTTTCAGTTGGATCAGCGCGTCCAACAACATCATATCCCGGCCGTCTTCCGCTTCCAGCGTGTAATCCTGCATGTGCGGCGCATCATCAACATCCGGGTTATAGCGATAGATTGAAAATTCGAGTTTCATTTATCCCTTCTCCGCAATTAATAAGAACGCACTTTTGGCGGGAATGCCGGGCGCAACGTCGGCTGCATATTCACGCTACGGCGCGTCATGCTTTCCGACTGCGGCAGATACAGCGAATGGCACAGCCAATTAGCGTCATCCCGATCCGGGTAGTCAAAACGGCTGTGGGCGCCGCGACTTTCCGTGCGGTAGTTGGCCGATACGGCGGTGGAAAACGCCGTCTCCATCAGGTTATCCAACTCCAGGCATTCGATGCGCTGGGTATTGAACTCCGTTGAGGTATCGTCCAAGCGCGCATTCTTCAGGCGCTCGCGGATCACTTTCAACTCTTCCAACCCTTTGGCCATCGCGTCGCCTTCGCGGAACACCGAGAAATTGTGCTGCATGCAGGATTGCAGCGCTTTGCGGATTTCAACCGGATCTTCACCGCTGCGGTTATTGTTCCAGCGGTTAAGGCGCTCCAGCGAGGCCTCAACGTCGGAATCGCTGGCGTCACGGCTGGCGCCTTGTTCTTCCAGGGATTCCTGCAGATGCAGGCCGGCGGAACGGCCGAAGACCACCAGATCGAGCAACGAGTTGCCGCCAAGCCGGTTGGCACCGTGGACCGATACGCAGGCGATTTCGCCCACGGCGAATAGCCCTGGGATCACCACGTCTTCCCCCTGCTCGTTCACCGTCAGTGCCTGGCCGGTCACCTTGGTTGGAATGCCGCCCATCATATAGTGGCAGGTCGGGATCACCGGGATCGGCTCTTTGACCGGATCGACGTGGGCAAAGGTGCGCGACAGCTCGAGGATCCCCGGCAAGCGCGATTCCAACACGTCTTTACCCAGATGATCGAGCTTCAGCTTGGCGTGCGGGCCCCACGGGCCGTCGCAGCCGCGGCCTTCACGGATTTCGATCATGATCGAACGGGCAACCACATCACGGCCCGCCAGATCTTTGGCATTCGGCGCGTAGCGCTCCATGAAGCGCTCGCCATGTTTGTTCAGCAGGTAGCCGCCTTCGCCACGGCAGCCTTCTGTGACCAGAACGCCCGCGCCGGCAATACCGGTTGGGTGGAACTGCCACATTTCCATATCCTGCACCGGCACCCCGGCGCGCAACGCCATCCCCACGCCGTCGCCGGTATTGATGTGCGCATTGGTGGTGGACTGATAAATACGCCCGGCGCCGCCGGTCGCCAGCACGGTGGCCTTGGCTTTGAAATAGACCACTTCGCCGGTTTCAATGCAGATAGCGGTGGTGCCAACCACGGTGCCATCCTGGTTTTTCACCAGATCCAGCGCATACCATTCGGAGAAGATTGTGGTGTGATTCTTCAAATTCTGCTGGTAAAGGGTGTGCAGCAGCGCGTGGCCGGTGCGGTCGGCGGCTGCTGCCGTGCGGGCCGCCTGCTCGCCGCCGAAGTTTTTCGACTGGCCGCCAAACGGCCGCTGATAAATACGGCCGTCATCCAGACGGGAAAACGGCAGCCCCATGTGTTCAAGCTCAAGAATGGCTTCAGGGCCGGTTTTGCACATGTATTCGATGGCGTCCTGATCGCCGATATAATCAGAGCCTTTCACCGTGTCGTACATGTGCCATTCCCAGTTATCTTCATGGGTGTTGCCAAGCGCGACCGTAATGCCGCCCTGAGCGGACACGGTATGGGAACGGGTTGGAAATACTTTTGACAGCAGGGCACAGGTTGAGCCCGCCTGGGAAATCTGCAGTGCCGCGCGCATCCCCGCGCCGCCGGCACCAATAACAACAGCATCAAACTCTCTGACTGGCAGCTTCATTTACGCACCCCACACGACAATTGTTCCATACAATAAATAGACCACCAGCGCGACCACGATCGCCAATTGCAGCACCAGGCGAACCGCCAGCGGTTTGATATAATCCGTTAACACCTGCCACATCCCAATCCAGGCGTGAACCAGAATGGAAAGCAATGCCAGCAGGGTAAAAACCTTCGTGATGGAAGTGGCGAAGAAACCCCGCCAGATGTCATAGGTAATGTCAGGCGCAGTGGCGACAAAACCCAGAAGATAAAGAACATACAGGGTGATAACGATGGCGGAGGCACGCAGTAATAACCAGTCATGCACGCCGTTGCGTCCTAATGCAGAAACATTGCTTACCATACCAAGACTCCCGCCAGAATTGACAACACGGCGGTCAATACGAACGCCACCTGGGCAGAACGTTTACCCGCGGCCAAACTCTCTTCGATATAGCCAAAATCCATTAACAAATGGCGAATGCCACCGCAAATGTGATAAGCCAGCGCCGTCAGGATCCCCCAAAAAATAAATTTCGCGAAGAAACTATTCATGATGGCTGTAGCTTGCAGAAACCCGTCCTGGGAAGAGAGAGACAGGCCTAACAGCCAGAGGAGAATGCCCACGGCAACGAAGGTGATTACGCCAGAGACTCGGTGTAAAATGGAAGCTATTGCAGTTACGGGAAACCGGATCGTTTGCAGATCCAGATTAACAGGTCTTTGTTTTTTCACGATTTTGCCCACACAGCTCTTATTATTTTCCTTCCTCCGGCCTGGGCGGGGATCAGACAGCGTTAAGAGCCGAAAAAAACCCTCACACGTCACGCGCTCAAACATCAACATCCTCTGTGCTTAAACGGCGCGTTGTTATAACGCTGGGTGCTCCTACTTCAGGGTAAACCCGGAGACCTGGCGGCAGTATAGGATGATCACAATCCTATTACAATTCCCACACAATCTCTTTGGTGACATTTCCCCTGAACAGTGATTTGGATCACTTTTTTCACAAAAAATACAAAACAAATCATATCATTTGACAAAATATCAACATTTTAATTACATATACAACGCAAACACGCCTATGATAGACGAACGACCAGCAGATACACTTCCCCCTACGCCCAAGTTATGCAACAGTGTATCTTGCTGAAACTCCTTCAATCCGTGTGGTTACACCGCCCAGAGCCGCGATCGCGCATGCCATAGCCAGCAAACAATATGCCGGGCAACCTTACGGGCCTGGTGAGCAAGGCGGCAACATGGCACTGAACAGCGCGAAGGGCACGGGTTTGAACAACCGCGGCATATCGTAGGTAACAATTAACAGACAATAATGAATTCGAATGAATCGTTGATAACTGGTCACCCGTTTCGTTCGCCTGATGAGCACTCTGTACCCCATACACGCATTTGCGTAGTTGCTCACAGAGTTTGCGCTTGCGCGAATTTTTTGCGGGCAACATGCGGAGATTTAAGGTATTTCAGTTATTAGTGGTTTAAAAATAAGGCGCTAAGGAGACTGTAAATGACTGACAAAAAAGCGACGCTGGCACTGAATGACGGTGCAGCGCCGATCGAGCTAAACGTACTGACCCCGACGCTGGGTCCCGATGTCCTTGACGTCCGCGCCTTGGGCACGAAAGGTTATTTCACCTTTGATCCTGGCTTTACCTCTACCGCGTCCTGTGAATCCAAGATCACCTACATCGACGGTGACAACGGCATTCTGCTGCACCGCGGCTTCCCGATCGAACAGCTGGCGAAAAAATCCACCTATCTTGAGGTGTGTTACATCCTGCTGTACGGCGAGACGCCAACCAAAGAAGAGTTTGAACAGTTCCGAACCAACGTCACCCGCCATACCATGATCCACGATCAGATCACCCATCTGTTCCGTGGTTTCCGCCGTGACTCACACCCAATGGCCGTGCTGTGCGGCGTTACCGGTGCGCTGGCGGCCTTCTATCATGACGCGCTGGACGTCAACAACGAGCGCCACCGGGAAATCGCCGCCTTCCGTCTGCTGTCGAAAATGCCGACCGTCGCGGCGATGTGTTACAAATACTCCCTTGGCCAGCCGTTTGTTTATCCGCGTAACGAGCTGTCGTATGCGGGTAACTTCCTGCACATGATGTTCGCGACGCCGTGTGAAGAATACGTGGTCAACCCAGTGCTGGAACGCGCAATGGATCGGATCCTGATCCTGCACGCCGATCACGAACAGAACGCCTCGACGTCGACCGTGCGCACCGCCGGTTCTTCCGGTGCCAACCCGTTCGCCTGCATCGCGGCCGGTATCGCATCGCTTTGGGGGCCAGCGCATGGCGGTGCCAACGAAGCCGCGCTGAAAATGCTCGAAGAAATCAAGAGCGTTGAACACATCCCGGAATTTATCAAACGCGCCAAAGACAAGAACGACTCGTTCCGTCTGATGGGCTTTGGCCACCGTGTAT is part of the Gibbsiella quercinecans genome and encodes:
- a CDS encoding succinate dehydrogenase iron-sulfur subunit codes for the protein MKLEFSIYRYNPDVDDAPHMQDYTLEAEDGRDMMLLDALIQLKEKDPTLAFRRSCREGVCGSDGLNMNGKNGLACITPVSALRKGNNKIVIRPLPGLPVIRDLVVDMGQFYTQYEKIKPYLLNDGKNPPAREHLQSPEQRAKLDGLYECILCACCSTSCPSFWWNPDKFVGPAGLLAAYRFLIDSRDTETAERLDDLNDAFSVFRCHSIMNCVSVCPKGLNPTRAIGHIKSMLLQRSA
- the sdhA gene encoding succinate dehydrogenase flavoprotein subunit, producing the protein MKLPVREFDAVVIGAGGAGMRAALQISQAGSTCALLSKVFPTRSHTVSAQGGITVALGNTHEDNWEWHMYDTVKGSDYIGDQDAIEYMCKTGPEAILELEHMGLPFSRLDDGRIYQRPFGGQSKNFGGEQAARTAAAADRTGHALLHTLYQQNLKNHTTIFSEWYALDLVKNQDGTVVGTTAICIETGEVVYFKAKATVLATGGAGRIYQSTTNAHINTGDGVGMALRAGVPVQDMEMWQFHPTGIAGAGVLVTEGCRGEGGYLLNKHGERFMERYAPNAKDLAGRDVVARSIMIEIREGRGCDGPWGPHAKLKLDHLGKDVLESRLPGILELSRTFAHVDPVKEPIPVIPTCHYMMGGIPTKVTGQALTVNEQGEDVVIPGLFAVGEIACVSVHGANRLGGNSLLDLVVFGRSAGLHLQESLEEQGASRDASDSDVEASLERLNRWNNNRSGEDPVEIRKALQSCMQHNFSVFREGDAMAKGLEELKVIRERLKNARLDDTSTEFNTQRIECLELDNLMETAFSTAVSANYRTESRGAHSRFDYPDRDDANWLCHSLYLPQSESMTRRSVNMQPTLRPAFPPKVRSY
- the sdhD gene encoding succinate dehydrogenase membrane anchor subunit is translated as MVSNVSALGRNGVHDWLLLRASAIVITLYVLYLLGFVATAPDITYDIWRGFFATSITKVFTLLALLSILVHAWIGMWQVLTDYIKPLAVRLVLQLAIVVALVVYLLYGTIVVWGA
- the sdhC gene encoding succinate dehydrogenase cytochrome b556 subunit; this encodes MGKIVKKQRPVNLDLQTIRFPVTAIASILHRVSGVITFVAVGILLWLLGLSLSSQDGFLQATAIMNSFFAKFIFWGILTALAYHICGGIRHLLMDFGYIEESLAAGKRSAQVAFVLTAVLSILAGVLVW
- a CDS encoding citrate synthase, yielding MTDKKATLALNDGAAPIELNVLTPTLGPDVLDVRALGTKGYFTFDPGFTSTASCESKITYIDGDNGILLHRGFPIEQLAKKSTYLEVCYILLYGETPTKEEFEQFRTNVTRHTMIHDQITHLFRGFRRDSHPMAVLCGVTGALAAFYHDALDVNNERHREIAAFRLLSKMPTVAAMCYKYSLGQPFVYPRNELSYAGNFLHMMFATPCEEYVVNPVLERAMDRILILHADHEQNASTSTVRTAGSSGANPFACIAAGIASLWGPAHGGANEAALKMLEEIKSVEHIPEFIKRAKDKNDSFRLMGFGHRVYKNYDPRATVMRETCHEVLKELNKKDDNLLEVAMELEHIALHDPYFIEKKLYPNVDFYSGIILKAMGIPSSMFTVIFAIARTIGWIAHWSEMHAEGLKIARPRQLYTGYAERDFDSMLKK